The following coding sequences are from one candidate division KSB1 bacterium window:
- the rpsU gene encoding 30S ribosomal protein S21, which produces MPKVRVREGESFEKALKRFTKACEKAGLMADIKKHQHFEKPSERRKRKLNAAKRKQRKLMLMENR; this is translated from the coding sequence GAAAGTGCGAGTCCGCGAGGGCGAGAGTTTTGAGAAAGCCCTAAAGAGATTCACCAAGGCTTGCGAGAAGGCTGGGCTGATGGCAGATATCAAGAAGCACCAGCACTTCGAGAAGCCAAGCGAGAGGCGCAAGCGCAAACTCAACGCGGCCAAGCGTAAACAGCGCAAGCTGATGCTCATGGAAAACCGCTGA